The Coleofasciculus sp. FACHB-1120 DNA segment ATTGGACGAGGCATAGCGGCTGGTCAAGGGGCCAGTGGTGGCTTTGGGATGCGCGGTCAAAAATCGAGATCGGGGCGGAGCACACGACCCGGTTTTGAAGGTGGACAAATGCCACTGTACCGCCGCCTGCCTAAGTTAAAGCACTTTACGGTCATTAATCGTAAGCAATACACTACGATCAACGTAAGTAAGCTGGCATCACTCCCTGCTAACACGGAAGTAACTCTAGACTCATTGATGGAGTCGGGTATTGTCACTGCCAATAAAGGTTCGCTGAAAGTACTCGGTGACGGGGAACTGAATGTGGCTCTGAACGTAAAAGCAGCTGCTTTCACTAGCTCGGCTCGCAGCAAGATTGAAGCTGCTGGTGGCAGTTGCGAAGTTGTTTCTGCCCGTGCCCGTAAGGGTTAAGCACATTGCATGCCAGCGTCTCTTGCTCATCGTTGAGGTATCCCTTCATGGTCGTTAGTCGAGACAAAAGCCCAACTGCTCAGGAAACCTTTGCACAGAT contains these protein-coding regions:
- the rplO gene encoding 50S ribosomal protein L15; translation: MRLEDAVPKKGSKKRRRRIGRGIAAGQGASGGFGMRGQKSRSGRSTRPGFEGGQMPLYRRLPKLKHFTVINRKQYTTINVSKLASLPANTEVTLDSLMESGIVTANKGSLKVLGDGELNVALNVKAAAFTSSARSKIEAAGGSCEVVSARARKG